From the Azospirillaceae bacterium genome, the window CAGTGACAAGGTGGCGATCGGACGGGCCTCGAGCCGGCGGATCGAAATCGGCTCCCCGGTCTCCTCGCAATAGCCGTATGTACCATCCTCGATGCGGCGTAGCGCCTCATCGATCTTCTGGATCAATTTGCGGGCACGATCACGGGTGCGCAGTTCCAGAGCACGGTCAGCTTCGGCCGAAGCCCTGTCGGCAATATCCGGTTCCTGGATGCCACCTTCCTGCAAGCTGGCGATTGTCTCTTCAGCTTCCCGATGAAGTTCGGCCCGCCAGGATAGCAGTTTACGACGGAAATATTCCGTCATCTGCGGGCTCATGAACTCTTCGTCTTCCGACGGGCGGTAATCCGGAGGCAGAGTAGCTGTTGACATCCTTGGGACGTCCAAATCCGGTTGCTGCCGAACGCGGCGGACTATATCCACCGGTGCCGGATGCCGCAACCGCGGAGTTGTCCGACCCGACGGGGCAAGCCCTTGGAATTGTGGCTAAAACAACAGCCCCGAATGAGACTCGAAAGTATTAGCGGAGCGATTCGAGCTTGGCCAATTCGACCTGGGCGCGTAGATCGATGTCGTCC encodes:
- the dksA gene encoding RNA polymerase-binding protein DksA, which produces MSTATLPPDYRPSEDEEFMSPQMTEYFRRKLLSWRAELHREAEETIASLQEGGIQEPDIADRASAEADRALELRTRDRARKLIQKIDEALRRIEDGTYGYCEETGEPISIRRLEARPIATLSLEAQERHERLERTQRDE